The genomic interval CCCCTCCAGgcattttgaactacaattcccatcatctgtGACAATTGTTTATACAAAGGAATCCCGTAGACCTTTCAGATTTTGCATCTGTCATCAGTTGCACATAATGAAGTAAGCTAGGAACTGTTTTACACTGCACAAATATAGCACTGTGGttctactttaagtgccatggtcccattctatggaatcctggtatttgcagtttagagagggacaTTTAGAACTTTCAGCCACTTATCTAATGCTTCACCAGAAGGATTCCCTAGGATTCAGACATGTCAGTTCAAGTGGAATTATAGCATTATACATTCAGCCCACCATATCCATAGGATTCtgcatccattgattcaaccatccatagtttgaaaatatcctGCCAGCACATTTTTTTAAACGACCAATAACCAAGCCtcaaaagattatcacacagagtaTATATCCTTATGCAGATGTGCTTTCTCCCATTTAGATCCCTCACTACCTGAGAAGGCTATCATTCAACAATAGTGCTGGAGAGGAGGTTTCCTTCAACCAAAATGGAGAAGTTGTTGGTGGATACGATATTGTCAACTGGGTCACATTTCCAAATCTGTCCTTTCTCAGAGTTATAGTTGGGAGTATAGATTCGCAGACTTCCACAAACAAATTGTTGACCATTTATGAGGATGCCATTGAATGGCCGAATGTGTTTAATCAGGCAAGGTCTACATTCATATTCACAATGTGTCCATGCATGTGTTTAAAGTAGCTTATTATCTCAATATTAAATACCTCTCTTTAGGAATGGGTTagaatttcagttcagtttaCTTATAAGAAAATTGGCAAAATTGTGTCAATTTcagcttggaaaaaaaatgagaCAAAAAACCTTGGATGTCAGTAAAAGCATGTTATTCTGATACATTCAGCTCTCTGTActatgaattctgcatccacagattcaaccatccactgtttgaaaatattccccccacccaaaacaaaaatccaaaaagcaaatcttgatttgtcattttatatacaaGGAATGCTATTGtattcaatgagacttgagcacccatgggttttggtatccatggtgggtactgtaaccaaactgcagtggatacaaagggcccgtTGTATATTGAACCATGCTGATGATGAACTAAGGTTgccagatctttttttttttcctcctctttaatATCTCCATGACAAGCTTCGGCCTATGCACTAGAGTTGTTGAATCCAGCCACTATCTACTGACATTTTCCCTTGGTCTTAACATTTCACTTGGAGACCATGGAGATGCTAACCAATATCTATGGCCTGATCACTTTACCAGTACAAGCAGCCAAGCCTTTGTTGTTAGTTTTTTTCCAGAATGCTGAGatattcttttttcatttttgaatagACTCGACCGCTCTCACTGTGTAATGCCAATTGCCCCTCAGGATATAGAAGGgtaaagaaggaagggaaaccaCACTGTTGTTATGATTGCTCTCCATGTCCAGGAAGAGAGATTTCCAACCAGACAGGTAGGAGTTATACATTTTATCCAGTACTTCAACATCAAGACAGACAGTTACCAAATGAAATCAAATTTTACTTGCATCAAGCCAGTAGTCATTGCAGTTATAGTAAACAGAAGTGCCTACCAACAGAAATGAGCTTGCTAGTTCTAGTATGAAAACAATCTTGTTTCCAAATTACATCTCTGGTACTAAAACATTATAAACAGTATAACCAAAGGACCTTAACATGCATATAAGAATATTAATTTACACATATAAGAATATTaatttacacacagagagaaagggggagggcGAGACATTTAAAACTCAGGACTTTTCTATATCCCTTCTGTTAGCTTACTTTTTGGGGGGGTTTATTGTGAGCATAGGATcatagagccaacatggtgtagtggtttgagtgctttgactacatctctggagacaaGGGGCAAACCAcgcactctcaacctcagaggaaggcaatggcaaacctctttgaacaaattctgtgaagaaaatcccacaatagcaatagcaataacatttatatttcttGGAATGCTTGCCATGTAATAaccaaatatatacatttcaagtaaatttacattttttttccagacatgAACAGCTGCTTTCAGTGTCAAAAGGGTTATTATCCAAACAAGAACCAAGACATGTGCATTCCAAAAGTTATATCTTTCTTGTCTTACGATGAACCTCTGGGGATAGGTGTGACGACTGCTGCTGTTTCCCTCTCTTTCACTGCCGCTTTGGTGTTAGCAACCTTTATGAAGTACCACAACACACCCATTGTGAAAGTGAACAATCGGGACCTCTCCTACACCCTTCTCATCTTCCTCCTGCTCTCTTTCCTCTGCACTTTGCTATTCATTGGCCAGCCTCACAAGGTGACCTGTCTCCTCCGACAAACAGCTTTTGGGATTGTCTTCTCAGTAGTTTTTTCTTGCTTGTTGGCCAAAACTGTCACAGTTGTCATAGCTTTTATGGCCAATAAACCAGGATCCAAAATGAAAAAATGGTTAGGGAAAAGGCTTGCAATCTCCATTGTCATTGTGTGCACCCTTATTCAAGCCACTAATTGTACTTTGTGGTTAACAAcctcaccaccattcccagaTTCTGACACATATCCACTAACTGAAAATAATGTATTGGAATGCAATGAAGGGTCTGACATGATGTTTTATTGTGTCCTGGGCTTTATGGGCTTCCAAGCTATTATCAGCTTCACTCTGGCTTTCCTAGCCAGGAAGTTACCCGACAGTTTCAATGAAGCCAAGTTGATCACCTTCAGTATGTTGTTGTTCTTCAGTGTCTGGTTAACTTTTGTCCCAACCTACCTTTGCACCAAAGGCAAATATATGGTGGCTGtggagatcttctccatcttgGTTTCCAGTGCTGGGTTGCTAGGTTTTATCTTTTTCCCCAAATGTTATATTATTCTTCTAAGGCCTGATCTGAACAAAAGGCAACAGCTAATCAAAAGAAAGGGTTAAAGAAAGCTTTTTCTCTTCCCTCATAGTTTGCAATTGACATCTGGATATATACCGGGGATATTCCTGATTTCCATGAGACAGAATTAGGATGCTTATTACTATCAGTTTTTGGACACTATTAATGGCTGTGTTTTCTAAAGTACCAAAATCTTTGGACAGCTCTGTATAATGTAAAGAAACAGGGTCCTCAGGAAATTGTAACATTCTGGGTTCTTAATCCACCTTTGGCTAAAGTGCTACATTAGTACAGTGAGGTCCATACTgaacaaaaagaagagggaagagggaaagggaacaaAATGACAGGCTCATCTATAGCAAAGGATATACTAGTCAGGGATGGGAAGAGAGACGGACTGGAGGCAGGGGGAATCCAAGGTGAAAAAATGGGTGGGGAAAAGACTGGCAATTTCCATTGTTCTTTTGTACTCCTTTGTTCAAACCACCATTGGGACACTATAATTGGCACCTCAACCATGGTTCCTAGTTTGTAATAAAAAGAACAgcttaaagaaaaaaatctatcTTCTCCTGTAATTCATGACTGATTTCTGAGTTTATACACTGGAATATTTCTACGTTTCTCTTTCAGAGGACCATAGGGAAGGAGGCCTGTTCCAGCACATTTGACTATGATGGAAAGGTTCAAATCTCTGACCTTCCTTACTTCATTATCTTTAATAGACACCATGGGAGAGccatttgcattttctgtcaaaaggcatgtctacatgggccattcaACTAGTTTCTCTCCACCCTCATATAACCCTGTCCAGATGATACAGACCCAAAGCCCTGACTCACATGGGAAGGCCAGCTCCACATTAAATCTGGTCCATGCCTCCCTTAAACTGGTTTTTAAAGACacattttgctccagatctttcaggaaaatctggagcaactATTTATATGACTTCCTGCTTTGCCACCCAGCGCTGTCACTGGTGCAGATCACCCCTCTGAGATCACAATAAAGCAGCCAGACATGTGGATCaacactgggtgccttgtttccAACCTCAGAATGAACATCCTGCACCAGGAGCAGGACTGAGCAACACAATGGGATGTTTTGAAAACAGCTGCCCAGTGCTACAGAATGCATAGGTCACAGGGAAATTTGGGGCAGCTTTTGATCAGAATATTCCAGCAGCAGCCTAGAATATTCTAGCTAGTGTAGACCCACCCTAAGGCAACAACATGCTTTCCATTAGCTCTGTACACTGAAGGTAAAGAGAGATTTCTGAGGGAATTGCTCAACAGAGATCTTTCTGGAGGTacagaaatcttcctggaagccaagatgacaaaacttaggatgtcatactttggagacatcatgaaaaggcataagTCATTGGGGGAAATActctaatgctaggaaaggtagagggaagtagaaagagaggaagatcacatgttagatggatggactctattaaagaaatcacgagtatgaatttgcagaagctgggcagagcagtagaggtcgtggtgtcttggagatgtctcatcagtagggtcgccatgggtccagGTCAACTTGAGGATAGTCAACAACAAATCACTATcccatttgggacttattctgtgcaaaatctacATACAGTTGTTTTGATCAGAAAACAGCAATTTTCTGTGAagcaaatgctattttctgtgcagaaaaaaaatgttttctatgcaaaccaACTAAGTTCAGATTTCATACAGAATAAGTTTTCAGTTACAGCATTTTTCTCTCAGGGAACAGATTTTCTgtatacaaaataatatttctccatAGATGCTGTTGTTTGCAGAAAACAATGCTGTCTTCtgtgaagaaagtcaaggaagaaagtgcaaagtcaggttTACGGCTGAACctgaaaaaaaacaaaagtaatgaccaccaatgatttgcataactttaaaatcaacaatgaagaca from Sceloporus undulatus isolate JIND9_A2432 ecotype Alabama chromosome 6, SceUnd_v1.1, whole genome shotgun sequence carries:
- the LOC121933863 gene encoding vomeronasal type-2 receptor 26-like translates to MKLLSTKGRFIPNYKCDSQTILPAVIGGPNSNICPHMAAILGIYKISQLTYSSAPEKNDKNDAVFLHWMFPSGNKQYLGLLELLLHFRWTWIGVIYENIESGLAFITEMLPLFSRNGICFDFIEKLPLKAFFNDFNEIIAAWTATFELVFKSTASAIIFHGEVQDMMYLRTVICFFQFEDKPVEKKGKVWIMTGETDFTSVPLQRTWNINFLHGALSFAIHSKEVLGFRQFLQTRNHTSEKGDGFVRIFWESVFNCMFPSSATDEMDGNICTGDEKFETLPSSVFEMSMTSHSYSIYNAVYALVHAFHAIHSSQSKKKRMMIGERGLTQQQWQIPHYLRRLSFNNSAGEEVSFNQNGEVVGGYDIVNWVTFPNLSFLRVIVGSIDSQTSTNKLLTIYEDAIEWPNVFNQTRPLSLCNANCPSGYRRVKKEGKPHCCYDCSPCPGREISNQTDMNSCFQCQKGYYPNKNQDMCIPKVISFLSYDEPLGIGVTTAAVSLSFTAALVLATFMKYHNTPIVKVNNRDLSYTLLIFLLLSFLCTLLFIGQPHKVTCLLRQTAFGIVFSVVFSCLLAKTVTVVIAFMANKPGSKMKKWLGKRLAISIVIVCTLIQATNCTLWLTTSPPFPDSDTYPLTENNVLECNEGSDMMFYCVLGFMGFQAIISFTLAFLARKLPDSFNEAKLITFSMLLFFSVWLTFVPTYLCTKGKYMVAVEIFSILVSSAGLLGFIFFPKCYIILLRPDLNKRQQLIKRKG